From a region of the Pogona vitticeps strain Pit_001003342236 chromosome 7, PviZW2.1, whole genome shotgun sequence genome:
- the LOC140701785 gene encoding uncharacterized protein LOC140701785, whose amino-acid sequence MWDDDDKTAAGGCQEKRAPLPPPSLHINGRGRHFESELEGAGKGKRRRRLPQPGPAGGGPFPPTPPPHPTSGRKAFPPPGGRERKKERRASPTPEPDLTPPHHTALPPHLPAFPSHPPPEEGGRGVSVALALPEPPGQEPGRGGGRPGRSSSPGGARTALPAGEGGGWGKESEEGGKRDRRRRLRHGRGGSGGPPPSFLPAAEEEKEDGGSGGGRRRRKGGAKGGGGPGWASSEGAAAGGGGGGPPSRRLLRLRSCQAGRKDGRTEEGGRRGRGREGAAAAAAAKGAGAARSEHCACAARGGDHLGGGRAARRLLPACPAPPGGRKGRRGGRGR is encoded by the exons Atgtgggatgatgatgataaa ACGGCGGCGGGGGGGTGTCAGGAAAAGAGGGCAccgctccctcccccctccctccacatcAACGGGCGCGGCCGCCATTTTGAGAGCGAGCTGGAAGGAGCCGGGAAGGGAAAGAGGCGACGGCGCCTGCCTCAGCCCGGCCCGGCGGGTGGGGGGCCTTTCCCGCCCacgccacccccccaccccacgagTGGCAGGAAGGCGTTTCCCCCCcccggagggagggagagaaagaaagagaggagggccAGCCCGACCCCAGAGCCAGACCTTACCCCCCCACACCACACGGCTCTCCCCCCTCACCTGCCCgcctttccctcccacccaccccccgaggagggagggaggggggtttcCGTCGCCCTCGCCTTACCCGAGCCGCCGGGGCAGGagccgggaaggggggggggtcggcCAGGCCGCTCCTCTTCGCCCGGTGGGGCGCGGACGGCGCTTCCCGCCggagagggtggggggtggggaaaggagagcgaggagggggggaaaagggacCGGCGAAGGCGGCTCCGCCACGGGCGAGGAGGGTCCGGggggccccctccctcctttttgccGGCtgctgaggaggagaaagaagatggaggaagcggcggcgggaggaggaggaggaagggtggaGCGAAGGGCGGAGGCGGCCCTGGCTGGGCGTCCTCAGAGGGAGCAGcagcaggcggcggcggcggcggccctccTTCTCGTCGTCTTCTCCGCCTCCGGTCGtgtcaggcaggcaggaaggacggacggacagaggaaggagggaggagagggagagggagggagggcgcggcggcggcagcggcggcgaagGGAGCAGGCGCGGCCCGCTCCGAGCACTGCGCATGTGCGGCGAGGGGAGGGGACCATCTTGGCGGAGGCCGAGCCGCTCGCCGGCTCCTCCCGGCATGCCCTGCGCCaccaggagggaggaagggaaggagaggaggccGAGGCCGGTGA